In Leptidea sinapis chromosome 41, ilLepSina1.1, whole genome shotgun sequence, the following are encoded in one genomic region:
- the LOC126976616 gene encoding actin-related protein 2/3 complex subunit 1A-B has protein sequence MAQALNFGDSCAPITCHAWNKERNRIAFSPNNNEVHIYQKEGSDWKQTDNLVEHDMRVTGIDWAPNTNRIVTCSVDRNAYVWTQNEEGKWTTTLVLLRINRAATCVKWSPMENKFAVGSGARLISICYFEKENNWWVSKHIKKPIRSTVASLDWHPNNILLVAGSSDFKVRVFSAYIKDIEEQPGPNVWGSKLPLGQLLAEFPSIGGGWVHSVSFSADGNKVAWVGHDSSINVADASQGKGTIKLKTEYLPFLGCIWISENSLVVVGHSCIPLLYCYTGDQIRFVAKLDNTQRKESGGLSAMKKFQSLDRQARIETNDTFLDSIHQNAITCINLYKGTKADASKFSTSGLDGLLVIWDMESLEKSIEGLKII, from the exons ATGGCTCAAGCACTAAACTTTGGTGACTCATGTGCGCCGATTACTTGTCACGCATGGAATAAAGAGAGAAATC GAATTGCATTTTCACCTAATAATAATGAAGTTCATATTTATCAGAAGGAAGGCAGTGATTGGAAACAAACTGATAACCTGGTGGAGCATGATATGAGAGTTACAGGCATTGATTGGGCACCAAACACAAACAGAATTGTTACATGCTCTGTTGATCGTAATGCCTATGTTTGGACTCAAAATGAGGAAGGAAAATGGACCACCACACTGGTATTGCTACGAATCAATCGTGCTGCTACCTGTGTTAAGTGGTCTCCAATGGAGAACAAGTTTGCAGTTGGTTCAGGAGCTAGACTGATATCTATTTGCtattttgaaaaggaaaatAATTGGTGGGTGTCTAAACATATTAAGAAACCAATTAGGTCAACTGTGGCCTCATTGGACTGGCacccaaataatattttattggttGCTGGCTCAAGTGATTTTAAAGTCAGAGTTTTTTCTGCTTATATCAAAGACATTGAGGAACAACCTGGACCTAATGTTTGGGGGTCTAAGTTACCTCTGGGCCAATTGTTGGCAGAGTTTCCATCAATAGGAGGTGGATGGGTTCACAGTGTTTCTTTTTCTGCTGATGGGAATAAAGTTGCTTGGGTAGGACATGACAGTTCCATAAATGTAGCAGATGCTTCACAAGGAAAAGGAACAATTAAACTCAAGACTGAATATTTGCCATTCCTGGGTTGTATTTGGATAtctgaaaactccttggttgtTGTTGGGCACAGCTGCATTCCATTACTTTACTGTTATACAGGGGACCAAATTAGATTTGTTGCCAAATTGGACAACACTCAACGGAAAGAGTCTGGGGGTTTATCGGCAATGAAGAAATTTCAGTCTCTTGATCGTCAGGCCAGAATTGAAACAAATGATACCTTTTTGGATTCAATTCATCAAAATGCCATCACTTGCATCAACCTGTATAAAGGAACAAAAGCTGATGCATCTAAATTCAGCACTTCTGGGCTGGATGGATTGCTAGTCATTTGGGATATGGAATCACTGGAAAAGTCAATTGAAGGactaaaaatcatttaa
- the LOC126976599 gene encoding aprataxin and PNK-like factor isoform X6: MVMIKLVRTDTTEASKINLGVGIHIFGRGSLLQCDDKRVSRKHGQLEVKERYLSIKALHHNPCFYTKDCNKDVKVLKHNEEIDLDTGDCFGLLPDKYWFEIIVCPESESDIQYKNINTVAPGSLCQTRGLNENNIDNETMYEDNYADTEATKHNDDPGSPSLISSENQLPNIIDVAENLQSNMNNENTTENSFHSTDENESNNNDNVMNANDNESNNTENSNVEESKGTTKRSHSVDEDQPKRIKKEPLEIKQEPQPGPSDHNIEDTSPSKDSTLSPAHKPQQTVRERCYYGANCYRRNPTHLSQFSHPRDSDWGSSDKGICPYGAKCLKPDLRHWALHQHPPGISPPPPRQGKTKRKKRKISEDELPEDLILDGKRERKIVKRDEYIDSEPESEPDPFGSDESDEWEPSVDPRKSPEYTDDY, translated from the exons ATGGTTATGATTAAACTTGTACGCACTGATACAACTGAAGcaagtaaaattaatttaggTGTTGGTATACATATATTCGGGAGAGGTTCACTATTGCAG tGCGATGATAAACGGGTGTCTAGGAAACATGGTCAGTTGGAAGTAAAGGAAAGATATCTAAGTATTAAAGCA CTTCATCATAATCCATGTTTTTACACCAAGGATTGTAACAAAGATGTTAAGGTATTGAAACACAATGAAGAAATTGATCTTGATACAGGAGATTGTTTTGGTCTTTTACCTGATAAATATTGGTTTGAAATCATTGTATGCCCCGAGTCAGAGAGTGATATTcagtataaaaacattaatactGTAGCACCGGGAAGTTTATGTCAGACTCGAggtttaaatgaaaataatattgacaacgAAACAATGTATGAAGATAATTATGCAGACACAGAAGCTACCAAACATAATGATGATCCAGGATCTCCTTCTTTAATTT CATCTGAAAACCAATTGCCAAACATCATTGACGTAGCTGAGAATCTGCAATCTAATATGAACAATGAAAACACTACAGAAAACAGCTTCCACAGTACAGATGAAAACgaaagcaataacaatgacaatgTTATGAATGCAAATGACAATGAATCGAATAATACGGAAAATTCCAATGTGGAGGAATCTAAAGGAACAACAAAACGGAGCCATAGTGTTGATGAAGATCAAcctaaaagaataaaaaaagagCCACTGGAAATAAAACAAGAACCACAACCAGGACCTAGTGATCATAATATAGag GACACTTCACCTTCCAAAGACTCGACCTTATCACCAGCACACAAACCACAGCAGACAGTGAGAGAAAGATGTTATTATGGTGCAAACTGTTATAG GAGAAATCCAACCCACCTGTCACAGTTCAGTCACCCAAGAGACAGTGACTGGGGCAGCAGTGACAAAGGAATATGTCCATATGGAGCAAAATGTCTCAAGCCAGATCTGAGACACTGGGCGCTTCACCAACACCCACCAGGAATATCCCCTCCACCTCCCAGACAAG GTAAGACAAAGAGGAAAAAGCGTAAAATAAGTGAAGATGAATTACCTGAAGATTTAATATTGGACGGGAAGAGAGAAAGAAAAATTGTAAAGAGAGATGAATATATTGATTCGGAGCCCGAGTCGGAACCTGATCCGTTTGGAAGTGATGAGTCTGATGAATGGGAACCCTCGGTTGACCCAAGGAAAAGTCCAGAGTATACAGATGACTATTAG
- the LOC126976634 gene encoding translin-associated protein X: MSGRGRHQGRRNNSKTLSSVARETVLSLPADSPVLKLFKSAANKLNERQDRHERLVKLSRDITIESKRIIFLLHTAITKESTEKVLKEANERLHKLINGPLSSIGLELENCPAYLHSRAVTAGFQEFIEARTLFSFMESKSIVTWLDVQKELTYVVNEEETDRTVVTMLPQVDYMLGLADLTGELMRRAINSISSGESEECFDSCQAVRVLYTGYLGLFSTGKELARKMSTTRSNVFKVESAMYALRVRGGEAPPTLLLVEKPEYDHHDASDDEGFFQSNKC; the protein is encoded by the exons atgtctgGACGTg GTAGACATCAAGGTAGGCGTAATAACAGCAAAACGCTTTCGTCAGTGGCGCGAGAAACCGTTTTATCCTTGCCTGCAGATAGTCCAGTTCTGAAACTTTTTAAGTCTGCTGCAAATAAGCTGAATGAACGTCAAGACAGACATGAGCGTCTTGTAAAACTATCCAGGGATATAACTATAGAaagtaaaagaataatatttctaTTGCATACAGCAATCAc AAAAGAATCCactgaaaaagttttaaaagaagCAAATGAGCGCCTACATAAGTTGATTAACGGCCCCCTTAGTAGTATTGGTTTAGAACTAGAAAACTGTCCAGCATATCTGCATTCCCGTGCTGTCACTGCGGGTTTCCAAGAGTTCATTGAAGCTAGGACACTATTTTCCTTTATGGAAAGTAAAAGTATTGTTACCTGGTTGGATGTACAGAAAGAGTTGACATATGTTGTAAATGAAGAAGAGACAGATAGGACTGTAGTGACCATGTTGCCACAGGTTGACTATATGTTGGGCTTAGCTGATTTGACTGGAGAGTTAATGAGGAGAGCTATCAACAGTATATCAAGTGGAGAGAGTGAGGAGTGTTTCGATTCATGTCAAGCCGTTCGCGTTCTGTATACAGGCTATttag gaCTGTTTAGTACTGGCAAGGAGCTCGCCCGTAAAATGTCAACTACACGCAGTAATGTATTTAAAGTAGAGTCTGCAATGTATGCTTTACGTGTGCGAGGTGGGGAGGCACCTCCGACACTGCTGTTGGTGGAGAAACCGGAATATGATCACCATGATGCATCTGATGATGAAGGTTTCTTTCAAAGCAATAAATGTTAA
- the LOC126976599 gene encoding aprataxin and PNK-like factor isoform X3, which translates to MVMIKLVRTDTTEASKINLGVGIHIFGRGSLLQCDDKRVSRKHGQLEVKERYLSIKALHHNPCFYTKDCNKDVKVLKHNEEIDLDTGDCFGLLPDKYWFEIIVCPESESDIQYKNINTVAPGSLCQTRGLNENNIDNETMYEDNYADTEATKHNDDPGSPSLISSENQLPNIIELAKNLESNMSNENSTENSYHRIDEKERTSNASENQLPNIIDVAENLQSNMNNENTTENSFHSTDENESNNNDNVMNANDNESNNTENSNVEESKGTTKRSHSVDEDQPKRIKKEPLEIKQEPQPGPSDHNIEDTSPSKDSTLSPAHKPQQTVRERCYYGANCYRRNPTHLSQFSHPRDSDWGSSDKGICPYGAKCLKPDLRHWALHQHPPGISPPPPRQGKTKRKKRKISEDELPEDLILDGKRERKIVKRDEYIDSEPESEPDPFGSDESDEWEPSVDPRKSPEYTDDY; encoded by the exons ATGGTTATGATTAAACTTGTACGCACTGATACAACTGAAGcaagtaaaattaatttaggTGTTGGTATACATATATTCGGGAGAGGTTCACTATTGCAG tGCGATGATAAACGGGTGTCTAGGAAACATGGTCAGTTGGAAGTAAAGGAAAGATATCTAAGTATTAAAGCA CTTCATCATAATCCATGTTTTTACACCAAGGATTGTAACAAAGATGTTAAGGTATTGAAACACAATGAAGAAATTGATCTTGATACAGGAGATTGTTTTGGTCTTTTACCTGATAAATATTGGTTTGAAATCATTGTATGCCCCGAGTCAGAGAGTGATATTcagtataaaaacattaatactGTAGCACCGGGAAGTTTATGTCAGACTCGAggtttaaatgaaaataatattgacaacgAAACAATGTATGAAGATAATTATGCAGACACAGAAGCTACCAAACATAATGATGATCCAGGATCTCCTTCTTTAATTT CATCTGAAAACCAATTGCCAAACATTATTGAACTAGCTAAGAATCTGGAATCTAATATGAGCAACGAAAACAGTACTGAAAACAGCTACCACAGAATAGATGAAAAAGAAAGAACCAGCAATG CATCTGAAAACCAATTGCCAAACATCATTGACGTAGCTGAGAATCTGCAATCTAATATGAACAATGAAAACACTACAGAAAACAGCTTCCACAGTACAGATGAAAACgaaagcaataacaatgacaatgTTATGAATGCAAATGACAATGAATCGAATAATACGGAAAATTCCAATGTGGAGGAATCTAAAGGAACAACAAAACGGAGCCATAGTGTTGATGAAGATCAAcctaaaagaataaaaaaagagCCACTGGAAATAAAACAAGAACCACAACCAGGACCTAGTGATCATAATATAGag GACACTTCACCTTCCAAAGACTCGACCTTATCACCAGCACACAAACCACAGCAGACAGTGAGAGAAAGATGTTATTATGGTGCAAACTGTTATAG GAGAAATCCAACCCACCTGTCACAGTTCAGTCACCCAAGAGACAGTGACTGGGGCAGCAGTGACAAAGGAATATGTCCATATGGAGCAAAATGTCTCAAGCCAGATCTGAGACACTGGGCGCTTCACCAACACCCACCAGGAATATCCCCTCCACCTCCCAGACAAG GTAAGACAAAGAGGAAAAAGCGTAAAATAAGTGAAGATGAATTACCTGAAGATTTAATATTGGACGGGAAGAGAGAAAGAAAAATTGTAAAGAGAGATGAATATATTGATTCGGAGCCCGAGTCGGAACCTGATCCGTTTGGAAGTGATGAGTCTGATGAATGGGAACCCTCGGTTGACCCAAGGAAAAGTCCAGAGTATACAGATGACTATTAG
- the LOC126976599 gene encoding aprataxin and PNK-like factor isoform X2 gives MVMIKLVRTDTTEASKINLGVGIHIFGRGSLLQCDDKRVSRKHGQLEVKERYLSIKALHHNPCFYTKDCNKDVKVLKHNEEIDLDTGDCFGLLPDKYWFEIIVCPESESDIQYKNINTVAPGSLCQTRGLNENNIDNETMYEDNYADTEATKHNDDPGSPSLISSENQLPNIDIAENLQSNMSNKNTTENSFHTTEGNERTSNASENQLPNIIELAKNLESNMSNENSTENSYHRIDEKERTSNASENQLPNIIDVAENLQSNMNNENTTENSFHSTDENESNNNDNVMNANDNESNNTENSNVEESKGTTKRSHSVDEDQPKRIKKEPLEIKQEPQPGPSDHNIEDTSPSKDSTLSPAHKPQQTVRERCYYGANCYRRNPTHLSQFSHPRDSDWGSSDKGICPYGAKCLKPDLRHWALHQHPPGISPPPPRQAIQIQRRDKTIYIYARTVNVYDDYLHAEDSDGSVDLDFDF, from the exons ATGGTTATGATTAAACTTGTACGCACTGATACAACTGAAGcaagtaaaattaatttaggTGTTGGTATACATATATTCGGGAGAGGTTCACTATTGCAG tGCGATGATAAACGGGTGTCTAGGAAACATGGTCAGTTGGAAGTAAAGGAAAGATATCTAAGTATTAAAGCA CTTCATCATAATCCATGTTTTTACACCAAGGATTGTAACAAAGATGTTAAGGTATTGAAACACAATGAAGAAATTGATCTTGATACAGGAGATTGTTTTGGTCTTTTACCTGATAAATATTGGTTTGAAATCATTGTATGCCCCGAGTCAGAGAGTGATATTcagtataaaaacattaatactGTAGCACCGGGAAGTTTATGTCAGACTCGAggtttaaatgaaaataatattgacaacgAAACAATGTATGAAGATAATTATGCAGACACAGAAGCTACCAAACATAATGATGATCCAGGATCTCCTTCTTTAATTT CATCTGAAAACCAATTGCCAAACATTGATATAGCTGAGAATCTGCAATCTAATATGAGCAACAAAAACACTACTGAAAACAGCTTCCACACTACAGAAGGAAATGAAAGAACCAGCAATG CATCTGAAAACCAATTGCCAAACATTATTGAACTAGCTAAGAATCTGGAATCTAATATGAGCAACGAAAACAGTACTGAAAACAGCTACCACAGAATAGATGAAAAAGAAAGAACCAGCAATG CATCTGAAAACCAATTGCCAAACATCATTGACGTAGCTGAGAATCTGCAATCTAATATGAACAATGAAAACACTACAGAAAACAGCTTCCACAGTACAGATGAAAACgaaagcaataacaatgacaatgTTATGAATGCAAATGACAATGAATCGAATAATACGGAAAATTCCAATGTGGAGGAATCTAAAGGAACAACAAAACGGAGCCATAGTGTTGATGAAGATCAAcctaaaagaataaaaaaagagCCACTGGAAATAAAACAAGAACCACAACCAGGACCTAGTGATCATAATATAGag GACACTTCACCTTCCAAAGACTCGACCTTATCACCAGCACACAAACCACAGCAGACAGTGAGAGAAAGATGTTATTATGGTGCAAACTGTTATAG GAGAAATCCAACCCACCTGTCACAGTTCAGTCACCCAAGAGACAGTGACTGGGGCAGCAGTGACAAAGGAATATGTCCATATGGAGCAAAATGTCTCAAGCCAGATCTGAGACACTGGGCGCTTCACCAACACCCACCAGGAATATCCCCTCCACCTCCCAGACAAG CTATACAAATTCAGAGACGCGATAAAACAATCTACATTTACGCGCGCACTGTGAATGTTTATGATGATTACTTGCATGCGGAGGATTCTGATGGAAGTGTTGACCTTGATTTTGacttttaa
- the LOC126976599 gene encoding aprataxin and PNK-like factor isoform X4, with protein sequence MVMIKLVRTDTTEASKINLGVGIHIFGRGSLLQCDDKRVSRKHGQLEVKERYLSIKALHHNPCFYTKDCNKDVKVLKHNEEIDLDTGDCFGLLPDKYWFEIIVCPESESDIQYKNINTVAPGSLCQTRGLNENNIDNETMYEDNYADTEATKHNDDPGSPSLISSENQLPNIDIAENLQSNMSNKNTTENSFHTTEGNERTSNASENQLPNIIELAKNLESNMSNENSTENSFHSTDENESNNNDNVMNANDNESNNTENSNVEESKGTTKRSHSVDEDQPKRIKKEPLEIKQEPQPGPSDHNIEDTSPSKDSTLSPAHKPQQTVRERCYYGANCYRRNPTHLSQFSHPRDSDWGSSDKGICPYGAKCLKPDLRHWALHQHPPGISPPPPRQGKTKRKKRKISEDELPEDLILDGKRERKIVKRDEYIDSEPESEPDPFGSDESDEWEPSVDPRKSPEYTDDY encoded by the exons ATGGTTATGATTAAACTTGTACGCACTGATACAACTGAAGcaagtaaaattaatttaggTGTTGGTATACATATATTCGGGAGAGGTTCACTATTGCAG tGCGATGATAAACGGGTGTCTAGGAAACATGGTCAGTTGGAAGTAAAGGAAAGATATCTAAGTATTAAAGCA CTTCATCATAATCCATGTTTTTACACCAAGGATTGTAACAAAGATGTTAAGGTATTGAAACACAATGAAGAAATTGATCTTGATACAGGAGATTGTTTTGGTCTTTTACCTGATAAATATTGGTTTGAAATCATTGTATGCCCCGAGTCAGAGAGTGATATTcagtataaaaacattaatactGTAGCACCGGGAAGTTTATGTCAGACTCGAggtttaaatgaaaataatattgacaacgAAACAATGTATGAAGATAATTATGCAGACACAGAAGCTACCAAACATAATGATGATCCAGGATCTCCTTCTTTAATTT CATCTGAAAACCAATTGCCAAACATTGATATAGCTGAGAATCTGCAATCTAATATGAGCAACAAAAACACTACTGAAAACAGCTTCCACACTACAGAAGGAAATGAAAGAACCAGCAATG CATCTGAAAACCAATTGCCAAACATTATTGAACTAGCTAAGAATCTGGAATCTAATATGAGCAACGAAAACAGTACT GAAAACAGCTTCCACAGTACAGATGAAAACgaaagcaataacaatgacaatgTTATGAATGCAAATGACAATGAATCGAATAATACGGAAAATTCCAATGTGGAGGAATCTAAAGGAACAACAAAACGGAGCCATAGTGTTGATGAAGATCAAcctaaaagaataaaaaaagagCCACTGGAAATAAAACAAGAACCACAACCAGGACCTAGTGATCATAATATAGag GACACTTCACCTTCCAAAGACTCGACCTTATCACCAGCACACAAACCACAGCAGACAGTGAGAGAAAGATGTTATTATGGTGCAAACTGTTATAG GAGAAATCCAACCCACCTGTCACAGTTCAGTCACCCAAGAGACAGTGACTGGGGCAGCAGTGACAAAGGAATATGTCCATATGGAGCAAAATGTCTCAAGCCAGATCTGAGACACTGGGCGCTTCACCAACACCCACCAGGAATATCCCCTCCACCTCCCAGACAAG GTAAGACAAAGAGGAAAAAGCGTAAAATAAGTGAAGATGAATTACCTGAAGATTTAATATTGGACGGGAAGAGAGAAAGAAAAATTGTAAAGAGAGATGAATATATTGATTCGGAGCCCGAGTCGGAACCTGATCCGTTTGGAAGTGATGAGTCTGATGAATGGGAACCCTCGGTTGACCCAAGGAAAAGTCCAGAGTATACAGATGACTATTAG
- the LOC126976599 gene encoding aprataxin and PNK-like factor isoform X1: MVMIKLVRTDTTEASKINLGVGIHIFGRGSLLQCDDKRVSRKHGQLEVKERYLSIKALHHNPCFYTKDCNKDVKVLKHNEEIDLDTGDCFGLLPDKYWFEIIVCPESESDIQYKNINTVAPGSLCQTRGLNENNIDNETMYEDNYADTEATKHNDDPGSPSLISSENQLPNIDIAENLQSNMSNKNTTENSFHTTEGNERTSNASENQLPNIIELAKNLESNMSNENSTENSYHRIDEKERTSNASENQLPNIIDVAENLQSNMNNENTTENSFHSTDENESNNNDNVMNANDNESNNTENSNVEESKGTTKRSHSVDEDQPKRIKKEPLEIKQEPQPGPSDHNIEDTSPSKDSTLSPAHKPQQTVRERCYYGANCYRRNPTHLSQFSHPRDSDWGSSDKGICPYGAKCLKPDLRHWALHQHPPGISPPPPRQGKTKRKKRKISEDELPEDLILDGKRERKIVKRDEYIDSEPESEPDPFGSDESDEWEPSVDPRKSPEYTDDY; the protein is encoded by the exons ATGGTTATGATTAAACTTGTACGCACTGATACAACTGAAGcaagtaaaattaatttaggTGTTGGTATACATATATTCGGGAGAGGTTCACTATTGCAG tGCGATGATAAACGGGTGTCTAGGAAACATGGTCAGTTGGAAGTAAAGGAAAGATATCTAAGTATTAAAGCA CTTCATCATAATCCATGTTTTTACACCAAGGATTGTAACAAAGATGTTAAGGTATTGAAACACAATGAAGAAATTGATCTTGATACAGGAGATTGTTTTGGTCTTTTACCTGATAAATATTGGTTTGAAATCATTGTATGCCCCGAGTCAGAGAGTGATATTcagtataaaaacattaatactGTAGCACCGGGAAGTTTATGTCAGACTCGAggtttaaatgaaaataatattgacaacgAAACAATGTATGAAGATAATTATGCAGACACAGAAGCTACCAAACATAATGATGATCCAGGATCTCCTTCTTTAATTT CATCTGAAAACCAATTGCCAAACATTGATATAGCTGAGAATCTGCAATCTAATATGAGCAACAAAAACACTACTGAAAACAGCTTCCACACTACAGAAGGAAATGAAAGAACCAGCAATG CATCTGAAAACCAATTGCCAAACATTATTGAACTAGCTAAGAATCTGGAATCTAATATGAGCAACGAAAACAGTACTGAAAACAGCTACCACAGAATAGATGAAAAAGAAAGAACCAGCAATG CATCTGAAAACCAATTGCCAAACATCATTGACGTAGCTGAGAATCTGCAATCTAATATGAACAATGAAAACACTACAGAAAACAGCTTCCACAGTACAGATGAAAACgaaagcaataacaatgacaatgTTATGAATGCAAATGACAATGAATCGAATAATACGGAAAATTCCAATGTGGAGGAATCTAAAGGAACAACAAAACGGAGCCATAGTGTTGATGAAGATCAAcctaaaagaataaaaaaagagCCACTGGAAATAAAACAAGAACCACAACCAGGACCTAGTGATCATAATATAGag GACACTTCACCTTCCAAAGACTCGACCTTATCACCAGCACACAAACCACAGCAGACAGTGAGAGAAAGATGTTATTATGGTGCAAACTGTTATAG GAGAAATCCAACCCACCTGTCACAGTTCAGTCACCCAAGAGACAGTGACTGGGGCAGCAGTGACAAAGGAATATGTCCATATGGAGCAAAATGTCTCAAGCCAGATCTGAGACACTGGGCGCTTCACCAACACCCACCAGGAATATCCCCTCCACCTCCCAGACAAG GTAAGACAAAGAGGAAAAAGCGTAAAATAAGTGAAGATGAATTACCTGAAGATTTAATATTGGACGGGAAGAGAGAAAGAAAAATTGTAAAGAGAGATGAATATATTGATTCGGAGCCCGAGTCGGAACCTGATCCGTTTGGAAGTGATGAGTCTGATGAATGGGAACCCTCGGTTGACCCAAGGAAAAGTCCAGAGTATACAGATGACTATTAG
- the LOC126976599 gene encoding aprataxin and PNK-like factor isoform X5, with protein MVMIKLVRTDTTEASKINLGVGIHIFGRGSLLQCDDKRVSRKHGQLEVKERYLSIKALHHNPCFYTKDCNKDVKVLKHNEEIDLDTGDCFGLLPDKYWFEIIVCPESESDIQYKNINTVAPGSLCQTRGLNENNIDNETMYEDNYADTEATKHNDDPGSPSLISSENQLPNIDIAENLQSNMSNKNTTENSFHTTEGNERTSNASENQLPNIIDVAENLQSNMNNENTTENSFHSTDENESNNNDNVMNANDNESNNTENSNVEESKGTTKRSHSVDEDQPKRIKKEPLEIKQEPQPGPSDHNIEDTSPSKDSTLSPAHKPQQTVRERCYYGANCYRRNPTHLSQFSHPRDSDWGSSDKGICPYGAKCLKPDLRHWALHQHPPGISPPPPRQGKTKRKKRKISEDELPEDLILDGKRERKIVKRDEYIDSEPESEPDPFGSDESDEWEPSVDPRKSPEYTDDY; from the exons ATGGTTATGATTAAACTTGTACGCACTGATACAACTGAAGcaagtaaaattaatttaggTGTTGGTATACATATATTCGGGAGAGGTTCACTATTGCAG tGCGATGATAAACGGGTGTCTAGGAAACATGGTCAGTTGGAAGTAAAGGAAAGATATCTAAGTATTAAAGCA CTTCATCATAATCCATGTTTTTACACCAAGGATTGTAACAAAGATGTTAAGGTATTGAAACACAATGAAGAAATTGATCTTGATACAGGAGATTGTTTTGGTCTTTTACCTGATAAATATTGGTTTGAAATCATTGTATGCCCCGAGTCAGAGAGTGATATTcagtataaaaacattaatactGTAGCACCGGGAAGTTTATGTCAGACTCGAggtttaaatgaaaataatattgacaacgAAACAATGTATGAAGATAATTATGCAGACACAGAAGCTACCAAACATAATGATGATCCAGGATCTCCTTCTTTAATTT CATCTGAAAACCAATTGCCAAACATTGATATAGCTGAGAATCTGCAATCTAATATGAGCAACAAAAACACTACTGAAAACAGCTTCCACACTACAGAAGGAAATGAAAGAACCAGCAATG CATCTGAAAACCAATTGCCAAACATCATTGACGTAGCTGAGAATCTGCAATCTAATATGAACAATGAAAACACTACAGAAAACAGCTTCCACAGTACAGATGAAAACgaaagcaataacaatgacaatgTTATGAATGCAAATGACAATGAATCGAATAATACGGAAAATTCCAATGTGGAGGAATCTAAAGGAACAACAAAACGGAGCCATAGTGTTGATGAAGATCAAcctaaaagaataaaaaaagagCCACTGGAAATAAAACAAGAACCACAACCAGGACCTAGTGATCATAATATAGag GACACTTCACCTTCCAAAGACTCGACCTTATCACCAGCACACAAACCACAGCAGACAGTGAGAGAAAGATGTTATTATGGTGCAAACTGTTATAG GAGAAATCCAACCCACCTGTCACAGTTCAGTCACCCAAGAGACAGTGACTGGGGCAGCAGTGACAAAGGAATATGTCCATATGGAGCAAAATGTCTCAAGCCAGATCTGAGACACTGGGCGCTTCACCAACACCCACCAGGAATATCCCCTCCACCTCCCAGACAAG GTAAGACAAAGAGGAAAAAGCGTAAAATAAGTGAAGATGAATTACCTGAAGATTTAATATTGGACGGGAAGAGAGAAAGAAAAATTGTAAAGAGAGATGAATATATTGATTCGGAGCCCGAGTCGGAACCTGATCCGTTTGGAAGTGATGAGTCTGATGAATGGGAACCCTCGGTTGACCCAAGGAAAAGTCCAGAGTATACAGATGACTATTAG